GAAGCTTATAACATTGGATATCCAAAGAAAATTCACAAACACACGCTGAACACCAAAGTCAACACAGAAACTAATGCAAATATCACAGGCATCCCATCTAAGTTGGAGCTTATCCCTTGGAACACCTGATCATGGACTGAAACACTTCTGTTTAAAAATCAGCTATCAACACGTGATCTCAGAAAAACAGTAATGTGAAATAAAGGAAGCAGAGGTAGAGATGAAGAGAATTCATCTTAAACAATGAGTCATTATAATCAGAAATGCAGAGCCTGGAAGGATGTTGGAAGTATATTCAATAATTCCAGAGGGAATTAGATTGTAGACATTTAATGAAATATGAGAAAGATAAGGGAGCTGGGATTCATTGGAAAGATCCGAAAGGGTAGCAACTGTCACAATGAGCTACATTGCCACACTTTATGCCCACAAATCAATGATAAGCCAAAGAATTTGAGAACAATTGTGTCTTAATATTTCAAACTGGTTCGAATATTCCTCAGCCACATTGAAAGTCGACCAGAAAAGGACTCATTGATCAAACAACACTGTCGGGCAGGAAAAGGCCAGCTGCTCCAgaagaagaccataagaaataggagtggaagtaaagccattcagcccatcgagtccactccgccattcaatcatggctgatgggcatttcaacgccacttacccgcactctccccgtatcccttaattccttgcgagattaagaatttatcaatctctgccttgaagacatttaacgtcccagcctccactgttttccatggcaatgaattccacgggcccaccactctctggctgaagaaatgtctcctcatttccattttaacttGACCCCTTTTAAcattaaggctgtgcccacgagtcctagtatccccgccggacggaaacaatttcccagcatccaccctttctaagccattcattatcttgtaagttctATTAGATCTCCCGTCAACCTTCTAAACgctaacgaatacaatcccaggatcctcagctgttcatcgtatgttaggcctaccattgcAGGTACCATCCTTGTGAATGCTCCGTCGAGCCTGTCCCCAAACTCACTGTAGCCAATGAGGGATTGAGTCTGTGGGTGACATAACATTAagtaacattcactccctctcattctcacatttccatttctctgtccagTGGCTGGTTTGCAAATCCCCTTAAGGCAACTTGATTTGCTAAGGTTGTTGCATTAGCTTCACAGCTTCTCACAAGTAAAAAAAACTTGACCAGCAAAGCATCTTCAGTAAAAGTAGTAACTTGTTTTTAAGAATAAACTAGAGTGTTGAACAACGAGACATTTCAATATTGGAAGAGGGTCATGGAACCCAAAAGCAGTGACATCAATGAGATGAATTTCCCAAACCTCTCTGTATTTTAAGACTCTGATTGGCTCTAGgtctcagctcctcctccacatcctcctcTCCTTTGTTCATTGGTGTCTGGATTGATaggggatatctggttggctgtCAGGGATTGTCAGTCattgttggtgatgtcattccccgGTTGGGCGCGGGATGTCCCAGGAGGATAAATTCAAGAGCTTGTGGGAGAAAGGCTTAGTTTTAGAGCTGTCTGGGTGATAGTGAGTAGGAATAGTGAAGATGGCCTCCCAAGTGTGTCAGAACTACCACAAGGACTGTGAGGATGCTGTTAACAAGCAGATCAACCTGGAGCTCTCTTCCTCCTATGTTTACCTCTCCATGGTGAGGCTTGTATTTGTGTGACTATGTTCTTAAAAGTGTGACTTTTCTGCAGTTGAATGCAATATCTTATGTTTCTTTACTTTTGGGGTCTGTGGGAAATACTCAAGCAATGAACCCCTCTCTGGTGTGTGAGGGGTGATTTGTGGAGTGAATGAATGACTCCTTTGTTTCAACTCCTCTAACTAGTGGCTGAGAAAGCACAGTAGCTCCTCATGAAGGCTGTATTGGTGGCAGCGCCCCACCACTGGGTCTCAGCTCGGGTTCAAGTGTCCTCTGCTTCAGAGGTATTAGTAATATCTGTGTATAGATTCATTACAGGAAACTGAACAGTTTCATGCTGATTAACAAGTACTCATACCTATTTATGTTAAGGGAAATAAGCTCTTAATGGGATGACtacaactaattttttttttggttgggtGAAGTTCTAAGGTTCccttaatgtgtttgttttgATCATTCAGAATGTTGACAGTCTGACCTTCTCTACCTGCAGTAGAAGGCACTTGTCCAGCAGCTTAATTAGACATTATTTAATGTGGAACTTTTTAAAGACTGGGGAAAATAGTCAATGTTAAGACTGCCTAAATTTAATTTTTCAGTTAATTTTGGAGGGAAATGAGTTCAAAATAGTTATAACCCTAGTTGACTATTCTTTTTTGCAGTTCTCTTTCTTTGACCGGGATGATGTTGCCCTGCGTCACTTTGCTGAGTTCTTCAAGGAGCAGTCCCAGGAGGAACGGGAACACGCTGAAAAACTGATGGAATTCCAGAATAAACGTGGAGGCCGAGTTCTCCTGCAGGATATCAAGGTTGGGTTTAATTACACCTCTAACCATCTTCACTGGAACTTGATGTAGacagggggctggaagaacatagcaagccaggcagcatcaggaggtggagaagttgatgttttgggtgtccctcttcaggactgggggtgggtgtaggggagctacagataaatagggtggtgataggtgaagacaagtagagggtatgacctggttggtcaatggaggAATGAATCTGCTTGAAGGAAGTTATTTGAAACTAGAGAAtgggggcagtatggtggctcagtggctcgcactgctgcctcacagcaccagggccccaggtttgactccagcctctgacaactgtctggggagtttgcacattctccccacagctgtgtgggtttcctcccacagtgcaaagatgtgcaggtcagatgaaatggtcatgctaaatttcccatagtactaggtgcattaatcagaggggaaatgggtctgggtggattactcttcggagggtcagtgtggactggttgggccgaagggcctgtttccacactaggaatctaatctaatcaatgagtcctctgggctgtaggctgcccaggtggaagataaggtgctaTTCTTCCAATTTGCAGTTTTGATTATAGCAATGGAGGACGCCAAGAATCTTCATGTGAGAAGGGGAGTTGTTTCTAACTCTAACTTGTGGCACTATGTTTGAAACTATTGAACCAATTGGTTCAATGCTGTAACTACTATGACATGTTAGTTCATAAAGCATCTGCCTCTTCCCTCCCTCCAGAAGCCAGAGCAGGATGAGTGGGGCAATGGTCTGGAGGCAATGCAGAGAGCTCTGCAGATGGAGAAGGATGTGAACCAGAGTCTGCTGGATCTGCACAAACACTCCTCTGACCACACGGACCCTCATGTGAGTTCCTCCTGCTAATGTTAATGTAGGCTTTTGGACAAGACTTGTTCATGAGCCTCAAGGTCTCTTGGCTTACTGCTAAATGTTGGGACATTGGTTTTGGGGGTGAAGGGAAAGGTCTTGTAATGGAACTCATCCATTGTTTCTCAAACTGACTACATTCTTTTTGGCAAAAGGGGAAATTCAAACTCTTAAAGTTGATTTCTGGTTTTCTTGTTCTGTATCTAACTAGTTTCCTCCTTGCCTTTCCCTTCCAgctgtgtgacttcctggagaggcactacttggatgagcaagt
The window above is part of the Chiloscyllium plagiosum isolate BGI_BamShark_2017 unplaced genomic scaffold, ASM401019v2 scaf_86187, whole genome shotgun sequence genome. Proteins encoded here:
- the LOC122546005 gene encoding ferritin, higher subunit-like, with the translated sequence MASQVCQNYHKDCEDAVNKQINLELSSSYVYLSMFSFFDRDDVALRHFAEFFKEQSQEEREHAEKLMEFQNKRGGRVLLQDIKKPEQDEWGNGLEAMQRALQMEKDVNQSLLDLHKHSSDHTDPHLCDFLERHYLDEQVKMIKKLGDHITNLKRLGAPENGLGEYLFDRLTLGESD